The bacterium nucleotide sequence CCCCCCTAAAGCCCCACCACTCCGAAGTCACCGAGGGCGAACCCGTTGACCACCCCCGCTGTCCCCAAGTCTGGCCCCGCTGATACATATCTGGCGTTGTCACAGCCCCTAGGTACCCTTCAAGGTTGATGGCTGAGGGCAACCACAACCCAGTGCCGGCAATCACCGAGTACGCAGAACTAGACGTCAGCGATTGGCCCCGGTCGGGTAGAGAGGAATTGGGCACCAAGCCCAAGCGCTGGCTAACGAATCCCGACACCCAAGAGCGCTGGCTAATGAAGTACGCCACGTTCAACGAACCACACGGCAGCCCTGGATATCGCAAAGGCGATGACTGGGCCGAGCGTGTGGCCTACGGAGTAGCCAGAGTCCTAGGCATCCCTGCCGCGCTTGTTGAACTCGCGGTTGAGCGCACCCCCGACGAGATCCGTTACGGGACTGTCTGTCGATCAGTTCTTCAAGAAGGGGAGAGCCTCATCAACGGCGACGAATTGATGTGGAATGTGGGTATCAGCGTTTCGCATCACCGTCGTGAGCTGTACACGGTGGAAGCAGCTGCCAGAGCGCTCAGAGACGTCGACCCTCCATCGAATGCCGATGAAGGGCTATCGGCTTGGGATGTCTTTGTCGGGTACTTGGTCCTAGACGCTCTGATCGGCAATACCGACCGGCACGAAGAAAACTGGAGTGCAATCAAGTTGACCTCCCTAGAAGGTCAACACCGTCTGGCGCCAACCTTTGATCACGCTTCCAGCCTGGGCTTCCAGCTCAGTGACCAGCAAAAGCAAGAACGGCTTACTTCGCGAGACAGCAACTTCACCCCTGAGGGCTGGGCGGATCGTGCCAAGACCCGTTTTGCCGACAGGTCTCACCCCGTCGAAGTTGTGGGGCAAGCTCGAGCACTCGACGGACAACCTGCTTTTGTGCACTGGCTCGGACGTGTCCAGCAATTGGATGACCTAGTCGCCCCGATCTGGCAAGTCACAGAACGCCGGATGTCAGATCTATCGAAGGAGTTCGCGGAGCGGATGCTGCGACGTAACTGGTCCCGACTGTCTTTATGAGTTCGGCTACTCTGGTCACATTCGACCTGTCACTCCCCGTGGATAGAGTGGATCAAATGACGGACCACCACCTATTCGTGACTTGGCGCCACCCTGACGGTTTGATCCATCCCGTTGGGTTGCTTACTCAGCGCGTCTCTGATGAGTCGCAGGAGTTCGAATTCGTGTATCTGAAGCATGCGGAAACATTGGATGGCTTTCCGC carries:
- a CDS encoding HipA domain-containing protein, with amino-acid sequence MAEGNHNPVPAITEYAELDVSDWPRSGREELGTKPKRWLTNPDTQERWLMKYATFNEPHGSPGYRKGDDWAERVAYGVARVLGIPAALVELAVERTPDEIRYGTVCRSVLQEGESLINGDELMWNVGISVSHHRRELYTVEAAARALRDVDPPSNADEGLSAWDVFVGYLVLDALIGNTDRHEENWSAIKLTSLEGQHRLAPTFDHASSLGFQLSDQQKQERLTSRDSNFTPEGWADRAKTRFADRSHPVEVVGQARALDGQPAFVHWLGRVQQLDDLVAPIWQVTERRMSDLSKEFAERMLRRNWSRLSL